One part of the Thiomicrospira cyclica ALM1 genome encodes these proteins:
- the rsmD gene encoding 16S rRNA (guanine(966)-N(2))-methyltransferase RsmD, which yields MPHHKPASAKTLATGQVRIIGGDARGRKLQVLDQPGLRPTSDRVRETLFNWLQFDIAGTRCLDAYAGSGALGFEALSRGAASVTLLEKSPQVANCLQNNLNQWQQAGLVSPDSRVIITDTLKWLQTQPASTPNEPFKTYKPYDIIFLDPPFMQDLLAKTLDLLIHSNWIHADTWLYLEHEKGQTWPALPANWHCHREKTTAQVAFSLWRQQRASD from the coding sequence ATGCCACACCATAAACCGGCATCGGCAAAAACACTGGCTACCGGCCAAGTGCGCATTATTGGCGGTGATGCGCGTGGCCGCAAGTTGCAAGTGCTCGACCAACCCGGATTGCGTCCAACCAGCGACCGAGTCCGAGAAACCCTATTCAACTGGTTGCAGTTTGATATAGCAGGCACCCGCTGCTTAGACGCCTATGCGGGCTCGGGTGCGCTCGGCTTCGAAGCCCTATCCCGCGGCGCCGCCAGCGTTACGCTGCTCGAAAAAAGTCCACAGGTTGCAAATTGCCTACAAAACAACCTTAATCAATGGCAACAAGCAGGCCTGGTTAGTCCCGACAGTCGCGTCATAATAACCGACACGCTCAAATGGCTACAAACCCAGCCAGCCAGCACGCCCAACGAACCCTTTAAGACCTATAAGCCCTATGACATCATCTTTCTCGATCCGCCTTTTATGCAAGACCTGTTGGCAAAAACACTCGACCTGCTTATCCATTCGAACTGGATTCATGCCGACACATGGCTTTACTTAGAGCACGAAAAAGGGCAAACTTGGCCTGCACTACCGGCGAACTGGCACTGTCACCGTGAAAAAACCACGGCACAAGTCGCTTTCAGCCTCTGGCGTCAACAACGCGCATCCGATTAA